Proteins from one Gallus gallus isolate bGalGal1 chromosome 15, bGalGal1.mat.broiler.GRCg7b, whole genome shotgun sequence genomic window:
- the SUSD2 gene encoding sushi domain-containing protein 2 isoform X2, which produces METVGAGVPLFILFSLAALWNTGAQDSCSSQCGKLLGACSCQEICQSLGTCCPDYNEFCLHISPYSGSLMGGKDFLIENTAFNTSVLMCRFKQQVITSGYVDKDGKAHCLSPLLYETGFIPFEVSTDGGLTFPYSGTWLSGDSYSENWLAEWKYLYTLAREAPNTGTFSFIPVPAEANYNTWDFGILRITPSTYSDGQSNTPSIWSPAHALAWHLGEDFRNKPAAWATAKCIEWDREEEKLPNFMEEIIDCPCTLAQARADTGRFHTDYGCDIEKGSVCTYHPGAVHCVRAIQASPQYRAGQQCCYDSTGTQILTQDSTGGSTPDRGHDWGAPPFLKPPRIPAFSHWLYDVISFYYCCLWSDNCHFYMKNRPSSDCRTYRPPRAASAFGDPHFLTFDGLNFTFKGQGEYILVESDLTSLRVQGRTQQARFPNGTQAQVTGLSAVAMQENNSDVIEVRYSEDLNLEVLLNQKVVNFSEQSWMDLEGLFLHSTDDQKVTVMFSSGSGVEIRGSGGFLTLTVLLPEKFMNHTQGLFGVMNGNTEDEFTFKNKTTMSVHASPQQLFEFGASWAVENGTSLFTYDTETLLNDYFYGEKHNASFLPVFHPHEDPADPLVEEMVSLCDSDPFCRFDVLTTRSLQVGNFTRLSHQNHKQLVESLEPVISCGWLGPPANGRKDGTNYLLGSAIHFTCNQGYELAGTKERICQATGAWSGDSPSCILRSDIKQVIALACVFGVVGLAVVTRLILLYRKERHRAKQKLVSKEPVTSQQGRARLPDEFSMKHGESIAEG; this is translated from the exons GGATCTCTGATGGGAGGCAAAGATTTTTTGATAGAGAATACAGCATTTAATACTTCTGTGTTAATGTGCAG ATTCAAGCAGCAAGTCATAACCAGTGGCTATGTTGATAAGGATGGAAAAGCCCACTGCCTCTCCCCATTGCTGTATGAAACTGGTTTCATCCCCTTTGAAGTTTCTACAGACGGCGGGCTGACATTTCCCTACTCTGGAACTTGGTTGTCAG GTGACAGTTACTCAGAAAACTGGCTTGCTGAATGGAAATATCTTTATACTTTGGCAAGAGAAGCTCCCAATACAGggacattttctttcattcctgtaCCTGCTGAAGCAAATTACAATACATGGGACTTTGGAATTTTGAGAATTACCCCCAGCACCTATTCTGATGGGCAAAG caaCACTCCATCCATCTGGAGCCCAGCACATGCGTTGGCTTGGCACCTTGGCGAAGACTTCAGAAATAAGCCAGCTGCATGGGCAACTGCAAAATGTATAGAATGGGacagggaggaagagaagcTTCCAAACTTCATGGAAGAAATTATAGATTGCCCTTGCACCTTGGCACAGGCAAGAGCTGACACTGGCAGGTTCCAT ACAGATTACGGCTGTGACATTGAAAAGGGAAGTGTGTGTACTTACCACCCTGGCGCTGTGCACTGTGTAAGGGCCATTCAAGCCAG CCCCCAGTACAGAgcaggacagcagtgctgctacGACTCCACAGGGACCCAAATCCTCACACAAGATTCCACAGGAGGCAGCACACCTGATCGAGGCCATGACTGGGGGGCACCACCCTTCCTGAAGCCTCCCCGGATACCTGCCTTTTCCCATTGGCTTTATGATGTTATCAGCTTCTATTACTGTTGCCTGTGGTCTGATAATTGTCACTTCTATATGAAAAACCGCCCCTCAAGCGACTGCAGGACGTATCGCCCACCCCGAGCTG CATCTGCCTTTGGGGATCCTCACTTCCTCACATTTGATGGTCTAAACTTCACTttcaaaggacaaggggaatACATATTGGTAGAGTCTGATCTCACATCCCTAAGGGTGCAAGGGAGGACCCAGCAAGCACGCTTTCCCAATG GAACTCAGGCTCAGGTGACAGGCCTGTCTGCAGTGGCCATGCAGGAGAACAACTCCGATGTGATTGAAGTACGCTACTCAGAGGATTTGAATCTGGAGGTCCTGTTGAACCAGAAGGTGGTcaacttctctgagcaaagTTGGATGGACCTGGAAG GTCTCTTTCTTCATTCTACGGATGATCAGAAAGTTACAGTGATGTTCTCCTCTGGGTCTGGAGTGGAGATTAGGGGAAGTGGAGGATTTCTGACCCTGACAGTTCTGCTCCCAGAGAAGTTTATGAATCACACTCAGGGTCTCTTCGGGGTGATGAATGGTAACACAGAGGATGAGTTTACCTTCAAGAATAAGACAACCATGTCAGTTCATGCGAGTCCCCAACAGTTGTTTGAGTTTGGAGCCAGTT GGGCTGTTGAAAATGGAACTTCTCTCTTTACTTATGACACAGAGACCTTATtgaatgattatttttatgGGGAAAAGCACAATGCCTCCTTTCTGCCAGTGTTCCATCCTCATGAAGACCCTGCTGATCCCTTGGTGGAAGAGATGGTCTCACTCTGTGACTCAGACCCATTCTGCAGATTTGATGTTCTGACAACAAGAAGTCTTCAAGTGGGAAATTTCACAAGACTCTCTCATCAGAACCACAAGCAGTTGGTAGAAAGCCTAGAGCCAG TGATTTCTTGTGGCTGGCTGGGTCCCCCAGCCAatggaaggaaggatggaaCTAACTATCTGCTGGGCTCAGCCATCCATTTCACCTGCAACCAGGGCTATGAACTCGctggaacaaaagaaagaatctgTCAAGCAACAGGAGCCTGGTCTGGGGACTCGCCCAGCTGTATCTTAAGATCAG acaTCAAACAAGTAATTGCTCTTGCCTGTGTATTTGGAGTTGTGGGTCTCGCTGTTGTGACACGTCTAATTCTCCTATATAGAAAGGAGAG ACACAGAGCCAAGCAGAAGCTTGTTTCAAAGGAGCCAGTGACATCTCAACAAGGAAGAGCAAGGCTTCCAGATGAGTTTTCCATGAAACATGGAGAAAGCATAGCAGAGGGATAA
- the SUSD2 gene encoding sushi domain-containing protein 2 isoform X1 — protein sequence METVGAGVPLFILFSLAALWNTGAQDSCSSQCGKLLGACSCQEICQSLGTCCPDYNEFCLHISPYSGSLMGGKDFLIENTAFNTSVLMCRFKQQVITSGYVDKDGKAHCLSPLLYETGFIPFEVSTDGGLTFPYSGTWLSVHHSKVSGGEKCTLVNETKWQYYGTPGTGGNLTLTWTHQALAASHINIEVWGYQETGDSYSENWLAEWKYLYTLAREAPNTGTFSFIPVPAEANYNTWDFGILRITPSTYSDGQSNTPSIWSPAHALAWHLGEDFRNKPAAWATAKCIEWDREEEKLPNFMEEIIDCPCTLAQARADTGRFHTDYGCDIEKGSVCTYHPGAVHCVRAIQASPQYRAGQQCCYDSTGTQILTQDSTGGSTPDRGHDWGAPPFLKPPRIPAFSHWLYDVISFYYCCLWSDNCHFYMKNRPSSDCRTYRPPRAASAFGDPHFLTFDGLNFTFKGQGEYILVESDLTSLRVQGRTQQARFPNGTQAQVTGLSAVAMQENNSDVIEVRYSEDLNLEVLLNQKVVNFSEQSWMDLEGLFLHSTDDQKVTVMFSSGSGVEIRGSGGFLTLTVLLPEKFMNHTQGLFGVMNGNTEDEFTFKNKTTMSVHASPQQLFEFGASWAVENGTSLFTYDTETLLNDYFYGEKHNASFLPVFHPHEDPADPLVEEMVSLCDSDPFCRFDVLTTRSLQVGNFTRLSHQNHKQLVESLEPVISCGWLGPPANGRKDGTNYLLGSAIHFTCNQGYELAGTKERICQATGAWSGDSPSCILRSDIKQVIALACVFGVVGLAVVTRLILLYRKERHRAKQKLVSKEPVTSQQGRARLPDEFSMKHGESIAEG from the exons GGATCTCTGATGGGAGGCAAAGATTTTTTGATAGAGAATACAGCATTTAATACTTCTGTGTTAATGTGCAG ATTCAAGCAGCAAGTCATAACCAGTGGCTATGTTGATAAGGATGGAAAAGCCCACTGCCTCTCCCCATTGCTGTATGAAACTGGTTTCATCCCCTTTGAAGTTTCTACAGACGGCGGGCTGACATTTCCCTACTCTGGAACTTGGTTGTCAG TACATCACAGCAAGGTTTCGGGTGGAGAAAAATGCACGTTGGTCAATGAGACCAAATGGCAGTACTATGGCACTCCTGGCACGGGTGGGAACTTAACTCTGACCTGGACACACCAGGCACTTGCAGCATCCCATATCAACATAGAAGTCTGGGGGTACCAGGAAACAG GTGACAGTTACTCAGAAAACTGGCTTGCTGAATGGAAATATCTTTATACTTTGGCAAGAGAAGCTCCCAATACAGggacattttctttcattcctgtaCCTGCTGAAGCAAATTACAATACATGGGACTTTGGAATTTTGAGAATTACCCCCAGCACCTATTCTGATGGGCAAAG caaCACTCCATCCATCTGGAGCCCAGCACATGCGTTGGCTTGGCACCTTGGCGAAGACTTCAGAAATAAGCCAGCTGCATGGGCAACTGCAAAATGTATAGAATGGGacagggaggaagagaagcTTCCAAACTTCATGGAAGAAATTATAGATTGCCCTTGCACCTTGGCACAGGCAAGAGCTGACACTGGCAGGTTCCAT ACAGATTACGGCTGTGACATTGAAAAGGGAAGTGTGTGTACTTACCACCCTGGCGCTGTGCACTGTGTAAGGGCCATTCAAGCCAG CCCCCAGTACAGAgcaggacagcagtgctgctacGACTCCACAGGGACCCAAATCCTCACACAAGATTCCACAGGAGGCAGCACACCTGATCGAGGCCATGACTGGGGGGCACCACCCTTCCTGAAGCCTCCCCGGATACCTGCCTTTTCCCATTGGCTTTATGATGTTATCAGCTTCTATTACTGTTGCCTGTGGTCTGATAATTGTCACTTCTATATGAAAAACCGCCCCTCAAGCGACTGCAGGACGTATCGCCCACCCCGAGCTG CATCTGCCTTTGGGGATCCTCACTTCCTCACATTTGATGGTCTAAACTTCACTttcaaaggacaaggggaatACATATTGGTAGAGTCTGATCTCACATCCCTAAGGGTGCAAGGGAGGACCCAGCAAGCACGCTTTCCCAATG GAACTCAGGCTCAGGTGACAGGCCTGTCTGCAGTGGCCATGCAGGAGAACAACTCCGATGTGATTGAAGTACGCTACTCAGAGGATTTGAATCTGGAGGTCCTGTTGAACCAGAAGGTGGTcaacttctctgagcaaagTTGGATGGACCTGGAAG GTCTCTTTCTTCATTCTACGGATGATCAGAAAGTTACAGTGATGTTCTCCTCTGGGTCTGGAGTGGAGATTAGGGGAAGTGGAGGATTTCTGACCCTGACAGTTCTGCTCCCAGAGAAGTTTATGAATCACACTCAGGGTCTCTTCGGGGTGATGAATGGTAACACAGAGGATGAGTTTACCTTCAAGAATAAGACAACCATGTCAGTTCATGCGAGTCCCCAACAGTTGTTTGAGTTTGGAGCCAGTT GGGCTGTTGAAAATGGAACTTCTCTCTTTACTTATGACACAGAGACCTTATtgaatgattatttttatgGGGAAAAGCACAATGCCTCCTTTCTGCCAGTGTTCCATCCTCATGAAGACCCTGCTGATCCCTTGGTGGAAGAGATGGTCTCACTCTGTGACTCAGACCCATTCTGCAGATTTGATGTTCTGACAACAAGAAGTCTTCAAGTGGGAAATTTCACAAGACTCTCTCATCAGAACCACAAGCAGTTGGTAGAAAGCCTAGAGCCAG TGATTTCTTGTGGCTGGCTGGGTCCCCCAGCCAatggaaggaaggatggaaCTAACTATCTGCTGGGCTCAGCCATCCATTTCACCTGCAACCAGGGCTATGAACTCGctggaacaaaagaaagaatctgTCAAGCAACAGGAGCCTGGTCTGGGGACTCGCCCAGCTGTATCTTAAGATCAG acaTCAAACAAGTAATTGCTCTTGCCTGTGTATTTGGAGTTGTGGGTCTCGCTGTTGTGACACGTCTAATTCTCCTATATAGAAAGGAGAG ACACAGAGCCAAGCAGAAGCTTGTTTCAAAGGAGCCAGTGACATCTCAACAAGGAAGAGCAAGGCTTCCAGATGAGTTTTCCATGAAACATGGAGAAAGCATAGCAGAGGGATAA